The DNA region TTCCCACTGCGAGTTTTTGGGCTGGTTTTGGGAGCAGAGAACAGTCCTGTGACAGCTGTgtcccactgcagcacctgcagatAGGGCAGGACTGGGGCCAGCTTTGCACAGTACAGGCGCACAAGTGCAGTGTGATGAGAGCTCCCAAGAGAGGGCCTTCAATACTCATTTAAGACAGTCGGCTCCCATTTTCCATCTGGGTGGCCCTGGCAGTAGTGGCAGCAGCCCCCTGGTCCCCAGGTGTCAGGGTTACTGTGGCTCAGCTCCACAAAGGGAAGCAGACGAAATGTTGCTTTTAAGCATGAATAGAGGCTATTTTTCTTGAGGGGCATCCCTCAGTCACTGCTGGCACTAACAacgtggctgctgctgcagtggctgtgcCAGGAGGCCTCACTGCACTCTGCTGCAGGTCCAACCCAAGGCATGACGGAgtcacagcaggagctgctgagtccatcttttctctcttgaacATCTGTGGCTTCTCCACGTCTTGTCTGGTTCTCCACCTCTCCTCTCCCAGTGGCTCTGATCAATTGTGGGGGAAGAGGATGGAATATGAGCAGTTCACATTTGGGAGGGACACCGTGGGAGGACCCTGAGATAGCACTGCTGGGCAATGCTCAGCTCTTTGCACAGTCCTGCAATTCATGCCATAATCCTCCTGTTTAACGAGAAATCCGACCTGTTCTGCAAAGCCCAGCAGTTGTTGGTATCTATGGCTCTGGCATcactcctgcagagctgccttggCCCTGGGGCAGTGGGTgcatcctccatcctccagcTGCACAcgcacagctctgccctgctcctccccagTGGTGCTAGCAGCCAGGGTCACCCTAATTTGTGTTTAGTTTCCTCTCCAGTGCCGGCCCCCCCAatcctgcagctggaggagtGCTGCACCCACAACAACAGTGCCACGCTGTCCTGGAAGCAGCCCCCCTTGTCGACGGTGCAGGTGGAAGGCTACATCCTGGAGCTCGATGATGGCAATGGAGGGCAGTTCAGGGTAAGTGCTGGGGGCACAGAGCCGGCCCTATGGCACAGCACGGCCATAAAGCATCCAGCCAGCTGCCCAAGTCCTTGCAAGCGCTCTCCTGCGCTGTAACAGTGAGACTTGCCCAAGGAAACTGATGGTGCAGACAAGCCATGGGCTTTTTGGTGGCTGAGGTTACTTGAAGGGGTAGAAATACCTTTCCAGAGACCAATATGACTTGCAAATGTGAAAGACTACTTTGAAGCTCCGTCTTTTTTAGCTTGCTAAATATTTCCTGCAAGGTATGCTAATTGCCATGAAAGTCTCCTAGCTTGCCAGCTGCCAGCAAacagaggtgttcaaggccggAGGGCTTTTAAATTGCTGTAATTACACAATTAAAATATGATATTGCTCTGATCCAACACGCTGAGAATtacccagctgtgctcccatccACTGCGAGTGGGCGCAGCGACTGCCCATTGTGT from Coturnix japonica isolate 7356 chromosome 5 unlocalized genomic scaffold, Coturnix japonica 2.1 chr5random1764, whole genome shotgun sequence includes:
- the LOC107306872 gene encoding E3 ubiquitin-protein ligase TRIM9-like isoform X1; its protein translation is MGTRLSMQPSLAEVAFCPQISDALIRRVHLTEDQWGKGTLTPRMTTDFDLNLDNGPLLQSIHQLDFVQMKVSSPVPAPPILQLEECCTHNNSATLSWKQPPLSTVQVEGYILELDDGNGGQFRVSAGGTEPALWHSTAIKHPASCPSPCKRSPAL
- the LOC107306872 gene encoding E3 ubiquitin-protein ligase TRIM9-like isoform X2, yielding MGTRLSMQPSLAEVAFCPQISDALIRRVHLTEDQWGKGTLTPRMTTDFDLNLDNGPLLQSIHQLDFVQMKVPAPPILQLEECCTHNNSATLSWKQPPLSTVQVEGYILELDDGNGGQFRVSAGGTEPALWHSTAIKHPASCPSPCKRSPAL